One Algoriphagus sp. Y33 genomic window, TTAATCAATTGCTGGAACAACATCCGGAACTTCACGGCAAGGTGTCCATGATTATGATTGTGGTGCCGAGTCGGGACAAAGTACAGTCCTACAAAGAACTTAAAGAAGAAATTGACCTGCTGGTCGGACGAATCAACAGTGAATACTCCACTCTCAACTGGGTGCCTGTACATTACTTCTACCGCAGCTTTCCATTCGAAGAACTCAGTGCATTCTATAATATGTCAGACATCGCACTAGTAACTCCATTACGCGACGGAATGAACTTGGTGTGCAAGGAATTTGTCGCCAGTAAAACTGACCAAACAGGTGTATTGATTCTCTCAGAAATGGCAGGTGCATCCAAAGAACTTCAGGATGCTATCCTTGTAAACCCTAATGATAGACAAGGTGTGGTCGATGCAATATACAACGCCCTTTCCATGCCTCAGACCGAGCAAATTGCGAGAATGTCTAGCATGCAGGAAAGTCTTAAAAAATATGACGTATTCCAGTGGGTGAAAGTATTTATGGATCGACTGGATCACGTGAAGCAAAAACAAGAAGAGCTGACTTCCAAGGATGTAGATGCCAAGGTGATGAATGAAATTCAAGCCAGTTTTAAAAAAGCCAAAAATGCCGTTTTGTTCTTAGACTACGACGGCACATTGACCGGCTTCACTGCCAATCCTCAAAATGCAGTTCCCGATGCAGAATTGAAGGAAATTATCTCAGACCTTAGTCCCAAAGCCCAGGTTGTGATTATCTCAGGCAGAGACAAGGATACACTGGGAAAATGGTTTGATGATCAGAATATCGATATGATCGCCGAACACGGCGTGTGGGTGAAAAGAAAAGAAGATCAGGCCGACTGGGAGCTATATGCAGAAGTCGAAGACAGCTGGAAAGATGATATCCGAAAAGTGATGGAATATTACGTCTTGCGAACTCCCGGAGCATTTATAGAAGAAAAACATCATTCATTGGTATGGCACTACAGGAAAGTAGAAAGCGGTCTTGGGGACCTCCGGATGCGTGAGCTTTTCAGTCATCTGAAATATATGGCAAGAGGGTATAATCTCCAGGTGCTGGAAGGAAATATGGTACTGGAAATCAAACGTCCTGACATCAACAAAGGGCGTGCTGCCACAGCGATGATGAAAGGAGTAGACTATGATTTTGTACTGGCAATCGGTGATGATTGGACTGATGAAGACACCTTCAAAGCCATGCCAAAGAATGCCTATTCAATCCGGGTTGGTTATGCATACACCCAAGCAAATTACAATATCAAATCATTCAGGCAAGTAAGGCAGTTACTCCAGAAGTTGACTAATTGATTTGAAAATTAGTTTAAAAATTCAGTGCAAGGGCGAAAAATCTTTCGCCCTTGCACATTTGCACCCTCCGTCGCAGCTGCGATTAAAAATCTAGAGATATTTTTTATACAGATTATCCAAAATTCGCTTATCAACCTCTGTCAATTCCGAGTCCACATCCCGCTGGATGAAGTGGAGTTTAAAAGATCGAATTGCAGCTTTGTAATCACTCACATCATACCCGATGATTCTAAGTGCCAGAATAGGATCTAGCACATTTTCCGGCAATAAATCAGTCGTCCCGATTGGAAGTAGCACATTGTCATGATGCGCTAATACCGGAAAAACTACCTCTTCATCATACCACATTCCAAAACCTTCTTCGGCCAGCTTTTTCCAAGGAAAGTAAGAGCTTGGATCAATCTTTCGTGAGGGAGCTATATCAGAATGACCGATAAAGTTAGCAGTGGGAATCCCGTATTTCCACTTTAGCCGCTTTAGTAATACCAAGAGACTTTCTATCTGTGCAGTAGTGAACGGCTCACTTCCGTTATTATCCAACTCGATACCAATAGATGATGAATTGAGATCGGTATCATTTCCCCAGCGTCCTTTTCCTGCATGCCAAGAGCGCAGATAATCATTTAACATCTGCACTATTTCACCATCTCTACCGACCACATAATGTGAACTCACCTGAGTTCTGCTAAGGGTGAAAGTAGCAAGCGTTTGAGCCAACGAATCCTGAGCCGTATGATGAATAATCACATAGTTTGGCTTGCGGATTCCGAAGTTGGCAGTCCCTACCCACTCATCGCTGATACTCAATGTGTCGTAATTAAGTTCAGCTTTGGTTTTAGGGATTTCTTGGATGAAAGCCGTGACTTCTTTTACAGCTTTTTTATGCGCTTTGTTGTTCTTTCGATAGATGTCTTTTGAGCATGAAGCAAAAGCTATGATCGTAAAAATCAATAAAACAGCAGAGGTGATTCTAGTGAAACCCATGGGGATAAATAGTTAACCAAGATTTGAAGCTACAACTATTGTACTAAACCCGATTATATAAATCCCCCACAGATCTACACAAATTCAAAACAAAGAATTTCACACAAATAAGACAGTCTCAAAATCCGCGGAAATCTGTGCGTTGTATCGGCGATAATCTGTGGGGAAATTTTAAATACACCGAATTGACTTACAAGAAATTAGGTCTGTCCAGTTTTTTCCCGATCCGGAAAGCAGCATTCATCAAGCCGACGTGAGAATAGGCTTGAGGAAAATTCCCCCATTGGCTCCCTGTCTTCTGATCTACATCTTCTGAGAAGAGCTGCAGGTGATTGCAATACTTCACCAGTGTCTCGAAGCCTTCTACCGCCTCGTCAAGCCTTCCCACGCATGCCAAAGCTTCTATATACCAGAATGCACAGATCAAGAAAGTGGTCTCAGGCACTCCAAAATCGTCCATATGCTTGTACCGATAGAATAAAAAGTCCTTTGCCAAAAGCTCATCCTCCAGTGCCTTGAGGTGATTATTGGCCCGCTCCAGATCATCCCCAAAATATCCCATAGTGATCAGCTGAAGTGTAGACGCATCCATGTAAGTAGATCCTATGGCCTGTGCATAGGCTTTTCTATCAGGTAGATAACATTCCTCGATTTTGGCGACGGCCATGTCTTTCAGTACAATCGCCTTCTGATATAAATTATCATCCTTCAATCTGATACCGATTTTTGCGGCAGCGCATGCTCCTGCCCAGTGAAATAAGAAGGTGTAGCAATGCTCTTGTGCAAGATTTCTAAATTCCCAAAGTCCGGCATCTTTCTCATTCATAGTTGCTTCGATCTTATCGAGCAAATTCATAATCATAGGTTTTGAACTGCTTCTCTCTTCTTCAGTGAAACGCTGATCAGAATAAAGAGGCAATAACGACACCAATACCTGACCATATAAGTCATTCTGAATATGTGTATATGCTTGATTCCCAAAACGAACAGGCTTATTATCCAAATAACCGGCAAGTTCGGAGATTTCTTCAGTCAATAGCGAATCACCGGTGATCGAATAAAGTGGCTGGTAACGCCCATCAGAACCGGTCTTTAAGTTGTGAATAAATTCAAAATACTTCTCCAGCTCCTCGAAGTGCCCCAGACTATTAAAACAGGTAAGCGTGTAATAGCTGTCACGGATCCAGCAATAGCGGTAATCCCAGTTCCGGGTAGATTCCGGTGACTCCGGTAAGCTTGTGGTAGAAGCGGCGATGATTGCACCGGTGTCCTCGTACTGGTGGATTTTGAGGATCAATGCAGATCGAAGTACGAGCTTCTGATGAAAATTGGAGATACTAGTAGACTTAACCCATTCCTGCCAGTAGCTTGTGGTGGCCTGAAGAAACCGCTCAGAAGTAGTTTCGATTGGAGCTTCTAGCGGTCTACCGTAGGTAAGCACCAAATAAACCGGCTTATTCAAAGAAAATGCCTTTCCATCCATAATATAGCTCAGTGGCGCGTTGGTGGACAATCTCAACTCTTGATCTGTATCCATAAACCGAATATGATTGCTCCCCATACTGGCTTTTAGCAATCTAGAACCACGTTCCGAGGAAGGCTGGCATTTGATGAGAATTTTGGGAGAACCCGAGACCGCTTCGATCTTTCTGATCAACATTAGAGGCTTATAGTATCGGTCAAAGTTCTTGAATCTGGGCGCAAAATCAGTGACCGAATAACTATCCTCGCCAGATACTACGGTAGTCTTTAGGACATTCGTGTTTTCGAGATAAACTTGGGAGGAAGTAAAATCATCAGCTTCAGGATGTATTGTGAACTCTCCACCTTTCTTCCTGTCAAGCATTCCCCCAAAAATAAAGTCAGAATCAAATCTTGGCAAGCACATCCAGCTTATATTGGTGTCCAGTTCCACATGGGCGATATAGGCACAGTTGCCTATCACCCCACTTCCATAGGTATGTTTTTTCATCTGTTTATAATTTGATTTTCAATGGTCATATGGAATCTCGCACGGTTTATAATCATCCCACTGTGTCTCGACTTCGACATGCTCGATTTCATCTGTTTATTTTTGTTTTTCAACGCTCACCCCGATTAGTCGGGACAGGCTATGGAATCTCGCATAGTTTACAATTGTCCTTGTGAGTATAGGACATGAAATGCTCGATATCATTAAAGTCAGTTTGAATTTGAAAAGTACGGGCTTTTTTGGGTCAAGTGTCAAGAAAAGAAAAAAGGGAACAGAATGCAAAAATCCTGCCCCCTAATGAAGTTTTGAAATGCAGTTAATAATCAAATCTCACTAGGTTGGATTCGCAATCCATGGTGACTCCATAGATAACTCTGTTCTCTTCCTCCACCACAAGGCAGAATAATGGGTAGTTCAGCTGATATTGATTCTGAATGTTAACGTTATAGTCAAATTCAAATTATCCGGGTCATTACGTTCCTGATAGGATTTGCCCTCTTGTCTTTTTCCCCAAACTAGCTCAATGGGCGAAGGCAAATCCTCTTCCGTTAAGTAAATAGTACTATCAGAAACTTTTTGCTCACAGGCGCAAAAAAAAGCATCGTAGGATTCGAAAAACACTAGCGTCAATGTGTGCCACTTCAGTCTTCTGTCATCGGTCTTCCATCCGTTGAAGCAAAGGAGATGCTACTATTAGTATCATTTCGGATCCCCATATTCAATAGATTACAACACTCACACATACAGCTTCTTATCCCGGATATAATCCGCCACTCCATCAGGAAGCAGGTATTTTACAGACTTGCCTTCGATAATGGATTTACGGATAAAAGTTGCCGAAATATCCAGCAATGGTGCATCGATCAACTTGATATTCGGATGTTCGAAAGCCTTCGCTTCACCAGGACGTGGATAGACGAAGATCTCATAATTGTCCAAGATGGTCTGATAGTTCTTCCAACGCTTAAGCTGGGTAAGATTGTCCGAACCCAAAAACAAACAAAACTGATGCTGTGGATACTGGTCGGTAAGATACGCAAGCGTATCTATGGTATAACTTGGTTTGGGCATAGAGAACTCCGCATCCGAAGCACGAAAATGAAAATTGTCTTCGATTGCCAGCTCCACCATTCGCAGTCTGTCAAACTCATGAATTAAAGACTGTCGTTTTTTTAGGGGATTTTGAGGGCTTACCACAAACCAAACCTGATCCAAATCTGTACGGTCATGTAGCGTGTCGGCAATAATCAGATGGCCAATATGGATGGGATTAAAGGAACCGAAGTAAAGACCGATTTTCAAAATGCTATCTGGATAAAAATTCGCTCACCAGATATTCAGCTTCCGCACTGGACTTCTCAAAATCGTCATTCACGACAGTAACGTCAAACTGCGGCTCAAATTTCGATTCGAACTGAGCTTTGAACAAACGTCGGGAAAGGGATTCTTCTGTCTCTGTACCACGGTCATTTAGCCGCTCAGCCAGCACATCGAGATTGGGTACCTTTACAAAAATCGCCAAAGCCTGCTCTCCAAAGTACTTTTTCAGAGCAAGTCCGCCCTTCACATCCACATCGAAAATCACTGCCTTGCCAGACTCCCAAATACGCTGAATTTCCTCTTTGAGCGTACCATAGAAATTGCCCGCATAGACCTCTTCCCACTCGATAAATGCGTCCTCGTCTATTTTTTTGATGAATTCCTCCTGAGAGAGAAAGTAGTAATCTTTGCCATGAACCTCATGTCGCCCACGCTTGTCACGTGTACAGGCAGAAATAGAAAATCCCAAATTTGGGATGGTTTGAATCAGATGCTTCACTAAAGAAGTCTTCCCCGATCCGGAAGGAGCAGAAAAAATAATTGCTTTACCTGTCGTCATGGCTATTTAATATCCTGAATCTTCTGGCGTATACAGTCAGCCAATTCAGTAGGCACAGCGTGTTTGGTGCATTTTGTTTTCAATACATCACGGATAGCTTGTTCCAAATGGTAATGTTCAAAGCATGGTTGGCACTTGGCTAACTTTTCTCTCAAGACTTCCTTGCCGGAATCTTTCAGGTCTCCGTCCAAAATACTTTCAAGCAGCTCGAAGCATTTGCTCTCGTCGCTGCATTGCCTCTTTCGCTCTCCAGATGGTTTATCATTCATTTCCATGGGTAATTATTCTTTAATAAGTATCAGCTTTGTTGCCACTTATTTATAAACTATATCATTCAGGCCACTTCGGTCATCGGTCATTCCCGCCTGTCGGGTAGGGGTCTTCGTTCCAAGAAAGCAAAGAAGATAATCTTAATGGCATCATTTAGGCGATCACTTTTTTACTATTCCTCCTCTTCATCTTCGTCTGTATTGTATCCCATATTGTGGGCATATCCTTGAAGTTTTTCTTTCAAAAGATTTCTTGCGCGGTGCAATCTGGATCTCACCGTTCCGATAGGAATATCCAGAATCTTGGCCATCTCCTCATAAGTGAACCCTTCTAAGTCACACAAGATAATCACTGTGCGAAAATCCACTGCAAGGCTATTAAGGGCATTAGAGATCTCATCACCGAGCATATCCTTGACGGATTCTGCCCTGAGATCGCTAGTACTTTGGTAGTGAACATCATCCGAGTTGTAATAAGTTTCAACTTCCTGATAATCTACCTTCGTAGGTTGCTTGGATTTCTTCCTGTACTCATTGATAAAGCTGTTTTTCAAAATTCTAAAAAGCCAAGCTTTAGCATTGGTACCCTGCTCAAATGAGTTGATAAAACGATAGGCTTTCAGGTAAGTGTCCTGTACAAGATCTTTTGCATCATCTTCATCGAAGGTGAGCCTGTAGCCAAAATTGTACATTGAGTCTATGTGTGGCATAAACTCCCCATCGAAGATGGCATTTTTCTCTTCCTGAGAATATTTTCTGCGCTGAACTTCCGACATAAGTCCCAAAAGTAATGATTGGGTGAATTTATAACTAGGAATTGGAAAGAATTCAGGTGATTTCGTTTATTTTGTTGTATGGTTTGGCTCTTTACAGCCACAGATTCCCCAGCGACACACCGTTATGTTTTTCTTTAGACTGCTTTCAAGGCTTCCTTTGCCTGTTCTATACCTGTTTTCAGATCTGCTCTATCTTATAGCCAGATATGTGATCAGCTACCGCAAAAAGGTTATTGACGAGAATCTGCGCTATGCGTTTCCTCAGAAAACTCCTCTAGAACGGAAAAAAATAAGAAATAAATTTTACCGAAACTTCACCGATGCTTTTTTTGCCGAGACGATAAAAATGCTGACAATCTCCGAGAAGGAACTCAAGCAAAGATTTCAAGTGATCAATCAAGACCTTGTTGATAATCCTGTAAAAAGCGGTAAAAGTTCGCTAATGATGGCTGGTCATGTGTTTAATTGGGAAATGGCAATTCTCGGAGTAGCGCTGAATACTGAAGTGACAGCAGAAACCGTTTACCTCAAGCTGAACAATTCATTCTTCAACAACCTCATGTTGAAGATCAGAACTCATTTCGGAGGAGTAATGACAGAAAAAAGCGCATTCAGACGCAGTATGATCACTATGAGAGGCACTCCTAGAATCGTCCATCTGGCGGCGGATCAAAGACCGCGTGTATCAGACAGCCGTTATACCAGGGAGTTTATGAACAGACCCGCATTGTTTTTCGAAGGCGGAGAGGTTTTGGCCAAGAAAATGGACCTACCCGTTTTCTTTGGAACAATGACCAAAATAAAACGGGGACATTACAGGTTTGAATTCTCTCCTTTGGCCACTCCGCCTTATATAGACCATACTCAGCATAGTATCACAGATGAATTTTGCCGGAGACTGGAGGACAATATCCGCGCACAACCGGATCTATACCTATGGAGTCATAAGCGCTGGAAAATTTAAATTGAAAGAATTCGGCGGATTGGAAAATTGAAAGAGGGAGAGAATTTGTCCGTTGTGACGAATTAAAAGATTTCCCAAATCTAATCTTGCTCGTCTCTCAGCAAGTTGGTTTCTTGAACTTTATTACCTGAGTATTGTTGCTTTTTCTAGCTTCATGGCTCTTGAATCTCAAATCTAGATACTAGTTACTTGATACTTTAGTGATCTTGTATCCAGCATCTTGCTTCTAAATAAAATGGATTATCTCGAAAGTTTAAACCCGGAGCAGCGATTGGCTGTAGAACACACAGATGGCCCCGTCATGATCATCGCAGGAGCGGGATCAGGCAAAACCCGTGTACTCACCTACCGCATCGCCCATTTGATATATGCCAAAGGCGTAGATGCCTTTAATATTTTATCGCTGACCTTTACCAACAAAGCGGCGGCAGAAATGCGCCACAGGATTGAATCTCTGGCAGGCTTGGAAGCCAGAAACACCTGGATGGGTACTTTTCACTCCGTGTTTGCAAAAATCCTAAGAGTGGAAGCTCCCAAAATTGGATACCCCTCCAATTTCACCATATATGATTCCGATGATTCCAAGTCGCTTATCCGTACAATCGTAAAAGAAATGCGTCTGGACGACAAGGTCTATAAAGCCAACGCTGTGCTTTCCAGAATTTCCGGAGCCAAAAACCGGCTAATTTCCTGGAAAGTGTATCAGGACGATCCATTTGTGAAAGCCGATGATGAAGCTGCCATGAAGCCCAAAATGGGTGAAATCTACCAGCGCTATCAAGACAGGCTTTTCAAAGCCGGTGCCATGGACTTTGATGATTTGCTTTTCAATACCAACATCCTATTCCGAGACCATGCCGACGTGCTAAACAAATACCAACAACGCTTCCGGTATGTGATGGTGGATGAGTTTCAGGATACAAACCTCTCCCAATACCTGATCACCAAAAAGCTGGCCGCCGTTCATCAAAACATCTGCGTGGTTGGTGACGATGCACAAAGTATTTATGCTTTCCGGGGTGCGGATATCCAAAACATTCTGAATTTCGAAAAGGATTATCCGGATTTATTTGTCGTGAAACTGGAGCAAAATTACCGCTCTACCAAAACGATAGTAGAAGCTGCCAATTCTATTATTGATAAAAACAAAGCGCAGCTCAAAAAAAACGTCTGGACTTCAAACGGAGATGGTGACCTGATCGAATTGGTCAAAGCAAGTACTGATAGTGAAGAAGGAAGAATCGTAGCCTCTACTATTTTCGAAGAAAGAAACACCAAACAGCTCAACAACAGTGATTTTGCCATTCTCTACAGAACTAACTCCCAGTCAAGAGCGATAGAAGAGGCACTTCGCAAATTGAATTTGACCTACAAGATCGTCGGTGGACTTTCGTTCTATCAAAGGAAAGAAATCAAGGATCTGATGGCTTATATGCGCTTCACTGTGAACCCCGTGGATGAAGAGGCCTTCAAGCGAATAGTGAACTATCCCAAGCGTGGAATTGGAGACACCTCGGTAGACAAAATTCTGGTAGCGGCATTTGACCATGATATACCGCTCTGGGAGGTGGTGCAAAATGCGCACAGCTTCATTGGAGGCAGAGCAGCGAGTCAATTAGATGACTTTGCCACGATGATCAAAGCATTTAAGATCGAGGTGGAGCGTAAGGATGCGTTCGAAGCAGCCAGCAGTATTGCCAAGCAAAGTGGACTTCTACGTGAACTCTATGAAGATAAAACCATAGAAGGATTAAACAGGTATGAAAACGTCCAGGAATTGCTTAATGCAATCAAAGAATATGTGGATAACGAAGAGAATGAGGACAAAAGCTTAGGCTCTTTTCTTCAGGAAATCGCTCTGCTCACCGATAATGACAGGGATAAGGACATGACGGATGCCATCACGCTGATGACTATTCACTCCTCAAAAGGCCTGGAGTTTAAACAGGTCTTTGTGGTAGGTATGGAAGAGGATTTGTTTCCCTCTCAGATGATGATGCAGAGCCGGGAGGATTTGGAAGAGGAAAGACGGTTGTTTTACGTCGCCGCTACCAGGGCTATGGATAAATTATATTTTACCTATGCACTCACTCGATATCGCTATGGCCGGTTGCTGAATTGTGAGCCAAGCAGATTCTTGGAAGAAGTCTCTCCGGACTGCATCAAGGTAAACAAACGAGTCGCATCAAAAGAAATGTCAGGTGCCTTCCGGAAAGAAGGACTGCCTGGGACATCTGAGTCTTCGGGATATATCGGCATCAAGAAGAAACCGGAAACGCGGATGCCCACTGCGATGAAACTGCACACCCCGAGTCCTGATTTCAAACCTTCGAATACAAACAATCTGCAAGCGGAGCAACTGGTAGAGCATCCCAAGTTCGGCTTCGGAAAAGTACAAAAGATTGAAACAGAAGGAATTAACCGAAAAGCAACGATTCAATTCGAGCATTTTGGTGAGAAAACATTATTACTTAGCTTTGCGAAGCTCAGAATTATAGACTAATCACTTGCACCCCTGCCTTTTGGTAATTTTTTCATTACCTTAATTAGCGCAAAATAGGGGAGCATTATGGAGCACTTTGAACCAGACAAACAAAAACTCATTTTGAAAGAATACGGCAAAAACATTCAACGCCTCGTTGATCATATCACGGCGATTGAGGATCGTGATAAGCGTACCCAAAGCGCATATACTGTAATTGAAATCATCAAGCAGTTAAATCCCACCATCAAACAGGAGAATGACCAAAAGCTTTGGGACGACTTGTACATCATGTCTGATTTCAAGCTGGATGTGGACGCTCCTTTCCCTATGCCGGAGAAGGAATTGCTAGGCAAAAAGCCTCTTCCTATCGGCTATCCAAAAGGTGAAGTCAGATTCAAGCACTACGGTCGAAACATAGAGAAACTAATCGAAGGTGCTATCAAATTGGAAGATGATGAAGAGCAGGAAGCCGCGATTATTTTCATTGGTCAGCTGATGCGAAGCTTCCACTCTACCTGGAACAGGGAAAATTTTGATGATGCCATAATTCTGGACGACATCAAGACGTTATCCAAAGGCAAATTGCACATCGACTTGGAGAAAGTAAAAGAAAATGGCTTGTTTGAATCCAATACACACCGTGATTTCAAACCGCCTCTTCAAGAAGAACGCACCAACAGCAAAAACAAAAGGTCAAATCACAACGCAAAGCGTCGCCCAAATAACGGTCACAATAAAAAACGTAGAAATTAATGGGTTCATTTCGGGTCAATGGTGGAATAAAGCTTAAAGGCGAGATAATTCCCCAGGGAGCAAAAAACGAAGCACTACAGATTCTTTGCGCAGTGCTACTCACCGCAGAGAAAATTACCATAACCAAAATCCCAAACATAGTAGATGTCAATAAGCTCATTGAGCTATTGGGAGACATGGGGGTGAAAGTCACCAAAGAAGGTCCGGAAACCTACACTTTCCAAGCTGATGAAGTCAACCTTGACTTCATGGAAACGGAAGAATTTTTGAAAAAAGCTTCAGCGCTGAGAGGCTCAGTAATGCTTCTTGGTCCTCTTCTGGCAAGGTTCGGTACA contains:
- the nadD gene encoding nicotinate (nicotinamide) nucleotide adenylyltransferase, which translates into the protein MKIGLYFGSFNPIHIGHLIIADTLHDRTDLDQVWFVVSPQNPLKKRQSLIHEFDRLRMVELAIEDNFHFRASDAEFSMPKPSYTIDTLAYLTDQYPQHQFCLFLGSDNLTQLKRWKNYQTILDNYEIFVYPRPGEAKAFEHPNIKLIDAPLLDISATFIRKSIIEGKSVKYLLPDGVADYIRDKKLYV
- the gmk gene encoding guanylate kinase produces the protein MTTGKAIIFSAPSGSGKTSLVKHLIQTIPNLGFSISACTRDKRGRHEVHGKDYYFLSQEEFIKKIDEDAFIEWEEVYAGNFYGTLKEEIQRIWESGKAVIFDVDVKGGLALKKYFGEQALAIFVKVPNLDVLAERLNDRGTETEESLSRRLFKAQFESKFEPQFDVTVVNDDFEKSSAEAEYLVSEFLSR
- a CDS encoding anti-sigma factor gives rise to the protein MEMNDKPSGERKRQCSDESKCFELLESILDGDLKDSGKEVLREKLAKCQPCFEHYHLEQAIRDVLKTKCTKHAVPTELADCIRQKIQDIK
- a CDS encoding lysophospholipid acyltransferase family protein — translated: MFFFRLLSRLPLPVLYLFSDLLYLIARYVISYRKKVIDENLRYAFPQKTPLERKKIRNKFYRNFTDAFFAETIKMLTISEKELKQRFQVINQDLVDNPVKSGKSSLMMAGHVFNWEMAILGVALNTEVTAETVYLKLNNSFFNNLMLKIRTHFGGVMTEKSAFRRSMITMRGTPRIVHLAADQRPRVSDSRYTREFMNRPALFFEGGEVLAKKMDLPVFFGTMTKIKRGHYRFEFSPLATPPYIDHTQHSITDEFCRRLEDNIRAQPDLYLWSHKRWKI
- a CDS encoding DUF4290 domain-containing protein, with the translated sequence MEHFEPDKQKLILKEYGKNIQRLVDHITAIEDRDKRTQSAYTVIEIIKQLNPTIKQENDQKLWDDLYIMSDFKLDVDAPFPMPEKELLGKKPLPIGYPKGEVRFKHYGRNIEKLIEGAIKLEDDEEQEAAIIFIGQLMRSFHSTWNRENFDDAIILDDIKTLSKGKLHIDLEKVKENGLFESNTHRDFKPPLQEERTNSKNKRSNHNAKRRPNNGHNKKRRN
- a CDS encoding glycoside hydrolase family 15 protein; translation: MKKHTYGSGVIGNCAYIAHVELDTNISWMCLPRFDSDFIFGGMLDRKKGGEFTIHPEADDFTSSQVYLENTNVLKTTVVSGEDSYSVTDFAPRFKNFDRYYKPLMLIRKIEAVSGSPKILIKCQPSSERGSRLLKASMGSNHIRFMDTDQELRLSTNAPLSYIMDGKAFSLNKPVYLVLTYGRPLEAPIETTSERFLQATTSYWQEWVKSTSISNFHQKLVLRSALILKIHQYEDTGAIIAASTTSLPESPESTRNWDYRYCWIRDSYYTLTCFNSLGHFEELEKYFEFIHNLKTGSDGRYQPLYSITGDSLLTEEISELAGYLDNKPVRFGNQAYTHIQNDLYGQVLVSLLPLYSDQRFTEEERSSSKPMIMNLLDKIEATMNEKDAGLWEFRNLAQEHCYTFLFHWAGACAAAKIGIRLKDDNLYQKAIVLKDMAVAKIEECYLPDRKAYAQAIGSTYMDASTLQLITMGYFGDDLERANNHLKALEDELLAKDFLFYRYKHMDDFGVPETTFLICAFWYIEALACVGRLDEAVEGFETLVKYCNHLQLFSEDVDQKTGSQWGNFPQAYSHVGLMNAAFRIGKKLDRPNFL
- a CDS encoding N-acetylmuramoyl-L-alanine amidase, producing the protein MGFTRITSAVLLIFTIIAFASCSKDIYRKNNKAHKKAVKEVTAFIQEIPKTKAELNYDTLSISDEWVGTANFGIRKPNYVIIHHTAQDSLAQTLATFTLSRTQVSSHYVVGRDGEIVQMLNDYLRSWHAGKGRWGNDTDLNSSSIGIELDNNGSEPFTTAQIESLLVLLKRLKWKYGIPTANFIGHSDIAPSRKIDPSSYFPWKKLAEEGFGMWYDEEVVFPVLAHHDNVLLPIGTTDLLPENVLDPILALRIIGYDVSDYKAAIRSFKLHFIQRDVDSELTEVDKRILDNLYKKYL
- a CDS encoding ATP-dependent helicase; translated protein: MDYLESLNPEQRLAVEHTDGPVMIIAGAGSGKTRVLTYRIAHLIYAKGVDAFNILSLTFTNKAAAEMRHRIESLAGLEARNTWMGTFHSVFAKILRVEAPKIGYPSNFTIYDSDDSKSLIRTIVKEMRLDDKVYKANAVLSRISGAKNRLISWKVYQDDPFVKADDEAAMKPKMGEIYQRYQDRLFKAGAMDFDDLLFNTNILFRDHADVLNKYQQRFRYVMVDEFQDTNLSQYLITKKLAAVHQNICVVGDDAQSIYAFRGADIQNILNFEKDYPDLFVVKLEQNYRSTKTIVEAANSIIDKNKAQLKKNVWTSNGDGDLIELVKASTDSEEGRIVASTIFEERNTKQLNNSDFAILYRTNSQSRAIEEALRKLNLTYKIVGGLSFYQRKEIKDLMAYMRFTVNPVDEEAFKRIVNYPKRGIGDTSVDKILVAAFDHDIPLWEVVQNAHSFIGGRAASQLDDFATMIKAFKIEVERKDAFEAASSIAKQSGLLRELYEDKTIEGLNRYENVQELLNAIKEYVDNEENEDKSLGSFLQEIALLTDNDRDKDMTDAITLMTIHSSKGLEFKQVFVVGMEEDLFPSQMMMQSREDLEEERRLFYVAATRAMDKLYFTYALTRYRYGRLLNCEPSRFLEEVSPDCIKVNKRVASKEMSGAFRKEGLPGTSESSGYIGIKKKPETRMPTAMKLHTPSPDFKPSNTNNLQAEQLVEHPKFGFGKVQKIETEGINRKATIQFEHFGEKTLLLSFAKLRIID
- a CDS encoding bifunctional alpha,alpha-trehalose-phosphate synthase (UDP-forming)/trehalose-phosphatase; the encoded protein is MSKTIIVSNRLPISLRHRNGRFEFKPSAGGLATGLGSIYKEGENIWIGWPGNTVDDPEQRAEIILELHELKMAPVFLSKEDVEEFYEGFSNETLWPAFHYFTQYMVYNPEHWEAYVRVNQKFCDAILKKAGPDDTIWIHDYQLLLLPQMLREVLPNATIAFFQHIPFPSYEILRMIPWRKELLTGVCGADLIGFHTYDDMRHFLSAVGRITGLSSESGYIQAENRIINVDSFPMGIDYHKFAKQAKSKKTLRFVEEFGKQVEDQKLLLTIDRLDYSKGIPQRIQAFNQLLEQHPELHGKVSMIMIVVPSRDKVQSYKELKEEIDLLVGRINSEYSTLNWVPVHYFYRSFPFEELSAFYNMSDIALVTPLRDGMNLVCKEFVASKTDQTGVLILSEMAGASKELQDAILVNPNDRQGVVDAIYNALSMPQTEQIARMSSMQESLKKYDVFQWVKVFMDRLDHVKQKQEELTSKDVDAKVMNEIQASFKKAKNAVLFLDYDGTLTGFTANPQNAVPDAELKEIISDLSPKAQVVIISGRDKDTLGKWFDDQNIDMIAEHGVWVKRKEDQADWELYAEVEDSWKDDIRKVMEYYVLRTPGAFIEEKHHSLVWHYRKVESGLGDLRMRELFSHLKYMARGYNLQVLEGNMVLEIKRPDINKGRAATAMMKGVDYDFVLAIGDDWTDEDTFKAMPKNAYSIRVGYAYTQANYNIKSFRQVRQLLQKLTN
- a CDS encoding sigma-70 family RNA polymerase sigma factor: MSEVQRRKYSQEEKNAIFDGEFMPHIDSMYNFGYRLTFDEDDAKDLVQDTYLKAYRFINSFEQGTNAKAWLFRILKNSFINEYRKKSKQPTKVDYQEVETYYNSDDVHYQSTSDLRAESVKDMLGDEISNALNSLAVDFRTVIILCDLEGFTYEEMAKILDIPIGTVRSRLHRARNLLKEKLQGYAHNMGYNTDEDEEEE